The Penicillium oxalicum strain HP7-1 chromosome IV, whole genome shotgun sequence genome contains a region encoding:
- a CDS encoding Lon protease, peroxisomal, translating into MGTNTGRAIKLPLVPLAKGSVLLPGVTLRIPVSNRPDLTNLLSSLVDRPARRDGNTITFGCVPLGSPFLSRDGQQLLEGDESENVRKDDYDTIDAGQARKEDLFRYGVVGKVIGVQRRAYAEPFLLVQGSQRFTIKKVLKDRPFFEADVVLHDESSSSLHGDPEAVDLFQQLRQLSRELLTLLRLSSLLSAASNRVSPLVARKFELYISKSELSQAGKLADFMADVSDASYEEKLRILASFDVKMRLERVVEILTRQAQHIKSSVKVTSITTTFPSNSSVDISQIDPREREILARRALQGLSGLTPPGPAGGRSNDNEDKEPNELDELAQRLQDAQLSPEAQKVADKEMKRLRKMNPANAEYGVCRTYLENLAEIPWTKVTQDQLGPETLKRARKQLDEDHYGLERIKKRLLEYLAVLRLKQNTNDDVERQIGSLTKELAAGSPDDLEHDVPMISEENRVALETRLEILKAKRTTDKSPILLLVGPPGTGKTSLARSVAASLGRKFHRISLGGVRDEAEIRGHRRTYVAAMPGLIVSGLKKVGVANPVFLLDEIDKIGGANFQGDPSAAMLEVLDPEQNHTFTDHYINIPIDLSKVLFLATANSLDTIPAPLLDRMETISLSGYTTVEKRHIAKRHLIPKQIRANGLAENQINLPDEVIDKTITAYTRESGVRNLERELGSICRYKAVQLADAGDTGRLGEYVADVTMEDLEEILGIERFEEEIAEKHGRPGVVTGLVAFSSGGQGSILFIEVADMPGNGRVQLTGKLGDVLKESVEVALTWVKAHSFELGLTHDPNEDIMKSRSLHVHCPSGAIPKDGPSAGLAHTVALISLFTNKAVPPQIAMTGEVSLRGRVMPVGGIKEKLIGAHRAGVKTVLLPYPNRKDVKDVPQEVSEGLEIIYVQHIWEALRHIWPDAHWPGQHQPNYIESRL; encoded by the exons atgggaaCCAACACCGGTCGAGCCATCAAATTGCCGCTGGTGCCCCTGGCAAAAGGTTCAGTGCTACTGCCGGGGGTGACTTTGCGCATTCCCGTCTCTAATCGCCCTGACTTGACTAACTTGCTGTCCTCGTTGGTCGACCGACCTGCAAGACGTGATGGCAACACCATCACTTTTGGCTGTGTGCCCTTGGGCTCTCCGTTCCTCAGCCGAGATGGACAACAGTTGCTGGAGGGGGATGAGTCTGAAAATGTGAGAAAAGATGACTACGATACCATTGACGCCGGCCAAGCGCGCAAAGAGGACCTCTTCCGCTACGGCGTGGTGGGAAAGGTAATCGGCGTTCAGCGTCGAGCATACGCCGAGCCTTTCTTGCTGGTTCAGGGATCTCAGCGGTTCACAATCAAGAAGGTTCTGAAGGATCGGCCATTCTTCGAAGCAGACGTGGTTCTGCATGATGAGAGCT CTTCATCCCTGCATGGCGACCCCGAAGCTGTTGACCTGTTTCAGCAGTTGCGACAACTCTCCCGCGAGCTTTTGACCCTCCTTCGCCTTTCTTCCCTGCTGTCCGCTGCCTCCAATCGAGTCTCCCCGCTCGTTGCCCGCAAGTTCGAATTATACATCTCCAAGTCAGAACTCAGCCAGGCAGGGAAGCTTGCGGACTTCATGGCCGATGTTTCCGATGCGAGTTatgaggagaagctgcgGATACTGGCCTCTTTCGATGTCAAGATGCGCCTGGAGCGTGTTGTGGAGATTCTCACTCGCCAAGCTCAGCATATCAAGAGCAGCGTCAAGGTGACATCTATCACTACAACCTTTCCTTCCAACTCCAGTGTTGATATCAGCCAGATTGACCCAAGAGAACGGGAGATCCTGGCGCGACGGGCCCTGCAAGGTCTCTCGGGCCTGACGCCTCCCGGACCGGCAGGAGGCCGCAGCAACGATAACGAAGACAAAGAACCGAATGAGCTAGACGAGCTGGCGCAGAGGTTGCAAGATGCGCAGCTCAGTCCAGAAGCACAGAAAGTGGCAGACAAGGAGATGAAGCGATTGAGAAAGATGAACCCGGCCAACGCCGAGTATGGGGTTTGTCGCACATACCTGGAGAATCTGGCTGAGATCCCATGGACCAAGGTGACGCAGGACCAGCTTGGCCCTGAGACGTTGAAGCGAGCCCGCAAGCagcttgatgaagatcacTATGGGCTAGAACGGATCAAGAAGCGTCTGTTGGAGTACCTGGCTGTCCTGCGGTTGAAGCAGAACACCAACGACGACGTGGAGCGTCAAATTGGGAGTCTCACCAAGGAGCTTGCTGCCGGCTCTCCCGATGATCTCGAGCACGATGTGCCCATGATCTCAGAGGAGAACCGGGTGGCTCTTGAGACCCGTCTTGAGATCCTCAAAGCCAAGCGCACGACTGACAAATCTCCCATTCTGCTCCTTGTCGGTCCTCCGGGTACTGGAAAGACCAGTCTGGCCCGTTCTGTGGCTGCTTCGCTTGGCCGCAAGTTCCACCGCATTTCCCTAGGTGGCGTTCgtgacgaggccgagatcCGGGGGCACCGACGCACTTATGTCGCTGCCATGCCGGGACTCATCGTCAGCGGACTGAAGAAAGTGGGTGTCGCCAATCCCGTGTTTTTGCTCGACGAAATCGACAAGATTGGCGGTGCCAATTTCCAGGGAGATCCCTCAGCAGCGATGTTGGAGGTCTTGGACCCGGAACAGAACCACACCTTCACTGACCATTATATCAACATTCCCATCGACCTGAGCAAGGTGCTTTTCCTCGCCACGGCCAACTCCTTAGATACGATTCCTGCCCCTCTTCTCGATCGTATGGAGACAATCTCGCTGTCGGGATACACGACGGTAGAGAAGCGGCACATCGCTAAGCGTCATCTCATTCCGAAGCAAATTCGCGCCAACGGCTTGGCGGAGAACCAGATCAACTTGCCGGATGAGGTGATCGACAAGACGATCACTGCTTACACCCGTGAGTCTGGCGTACGCAACCTGGAACGCGAGCTTGGCTCAATCTGTCGCTACAAGGCGGTTCAATTAGCCGACGCCGGAGACACGGGCCGACTGGGAGAATATGTCGCGGACGTGACCATGGAAGATTTGGAGGAGATCTTGGGTATTGAGCGAttcgaggaagaaattgcggAAAAACATGGGCGACCCGGTGTGGTAACTGGCTTAGTGGCCTTCTCCAGTGGTGGCCAGGGAAGTATCCTCTTCATCGAGGTGGCGGACATGCCCGGCAATGGGCGCGTCCAGCTCACTGGCAAACTCGGTGATGTCCTCAAGGAATCCGTCGAGGTAGCCCTGACCTGGGTCAAGGCTCACTCATTTGAGCTGGGCTTGACCCATGATCCCAATGAGGACATTATGAAGAGCCGTAGCCTCCATGTTCACTGCCCCTCTGGAGCAATCCCGAAGGACGGGCCCTCTGCCGGTCTTGCGCACACCGTTGCTCTTATTTCATTGTTCACCAACAAGGCAGTCCCGCCACAAATCGCCATGACTGGTGAGGTCTCCCTTCGTGGTCGGGTGATGCCGGTTGGCggcatcaaggagaagctgaTCGGTGCCCATCGGGCTGGTGTGAAGACGGTCCTTCTGCCGTATCCCAACCGAAAAGATGTCAAGGATGTGCCGCAGGAGGTGAGCGAGGGATTGGAGATTATTTATGTCCA GCACATCTGGGAAGCCTTGCGTCACATTTGGCCTGATGCTCACTGGCCTGGCCAGCATCAGCCGAACTATATCGAGAGCCGACTTTAG
- a CDS encoding Porphobilinogen deaminase translates to MASPAPAVKTSFTIGTRKSKLALEQTQLVSEALQKTNPGCEFKIFSKETAGDLNTKIALRDFTSKNLWTEELEELMMDGQVDLIVHSLKDVPTVLPDSCTLGPMMPREDSRDVLVVKQGLPYKSLAEIPAGSIVGTSSIRRTAQLARKYPHLKILDVRGNIGTRLAKLDAEDSPYTCIILAAAGLLRLDLGDRITQYLDSSCGMLYAVGQGALGIEIQKDNVVLQEMLNKIGHQETTFACLAERNLLRTLEGGCSAPLGVETEWVQTAEGAKKLRMRSVVVSVDGQQCAEVEIDGDVDSAQSAEAFGVTVARALIEHGAGSILEEIQRQKAAKESVPK, encoded by the exons ATGGCTTCCCCCGCCCCCGCTGTCAAGACCTCTTTCACCATCGGTACTCGCAAATCCAAGCTCGCTCTGGAGCAAACACAGCTGGTATCGGAAGCGCTGCAGAAAACCAACCCAGGATGCGAGTTCAAGATTTTCTCCAAGGAGACCGCCGGCGATCTGAACACGAAGATTGCGCTGCGGGACTTTACAAGCAAGAATTTGTGGACCGAAGAGCTTGAAGAGCTCATGATGGACGGCCAGGTGGACTTGATTGTTCATTCTCTCAAAG ATGTCCCCACGGTCTTGCCCGACAGCTGCACGCTTGGCCCGATGATGCCCCGCGAAGACAGCCGGGATGTGCTCGTCGTGAAGCAAGGACTGCCTTACAAAAGCTTGGCGGAGATTCCCGCCGGGTCTATCGTGGGCACGTCGTCCATCCGCCGCACGGCCCAACTCGCCCGCAAATACCCCCATCTCAAGATTCTCGATGTGCGTGGAAACATCGGCACTCGTCTGGCCAAGTTGGACGCGGAGGACAGCCCATACACGTGCATCATTCTTGCCGCAGCCGGGCTGCTGCGGCTGGATCTTGGAGACCGCATCACACAGTACCTCGACTCGAGCTGTGGGATGCTCTACGCGGTCGGACAAGGTGCTCTGGGTATTGAGATTCAAAAGGACAATGTCGTTCTGCAAGAAATGCTGAACAAGATTGGTCACCAGGAAACGACCTTTGCGTGTCTGGCCGAGCGGAATCTCCTTAGGACTCTCGAAGGTGGCTGCAGCGCCCCGCTGGGAGTGGAAACCGAGTGGGTGCAAACCGCGGAGGGGGCGAAGAAGCTCCGTATGCGCTCCGTGGTGGTGAGCGTCGATGGACAGCAATGCGCCGAGGTAGAAATCGACGGTGATGTTGATTCAGCACAAAGCGCCGAAGCGTTTGGTGTTACCGTGGCTCGAGCTTTGATTGAGCATGGTGCTGGATCCATCTTGGAGGAAATTCAGCGTCAGAAGGCGGCGAAGGAGAGTGTCCCCAAATGA
- a CDS encoding Dicer-like protein 1: MTSPLDVCDELSMSSSDDSESEAEDQLHESSTPHHQKLHDAYFQSLLKKHAEQAPDTGTRLGDYDEKIENNADYSHNTPSITQLLKRQEVGRGDLCPRAYQLELFERAKAENTIAVLDTGSGKTLIAVLLLKHILQQELIYRGKGRPPRVAFFLAHSVTLVYQQAAVLRHNLDQNVTFIYGAMGPDLWEQSTWEEWFNQNMVIVCTAEILNHCLLNGFIKMNQINILIFDEAHHAKKSHPYARIIREFYLKAQSSDRPRIFGMTASPVDGKTKMTEAAARLEMLLNSKIATTADLTGLRQVVSKPIEETWTYSKLEPPFATKLYTQLEQSFGKVKSLEAAFRFAWTASSELGEWCADQIWSQALREDVIPYLQSNTGAHSAQVSCDQTQTQTEEELLNAKKAYEMVQNYALHHPLAPGQLSSKVQLLVDRLALYFSESSERKCIVFTDRRNTAKALMHLCERLAIKNLRPGILIGSRKSDITGNVTFRYQFEVRGQFQDGTVNCLFATAVAEEGLDIPDCNFVVRFDLYGTLIQYIQSRGRARHMKSTYATMVEAHNERHKRRIQEVRDAEVLMRSFCETLPKDRLLRGYEHEPDLKTILGKEKGKRTYTIALTGAKLTYEHSMDILSRYAASLQYREDDADQGPDVGQRGADGPVTYIILPMGDKFSCEVMLPDNSPIRGVLGTIESSKAMAKGSAAFDTCLLLRKRNLLDSHFRPTFRRCLPAMRNAHLAIASKKQEKYDRRCKPSVWLHEIGKIPGLLYVVVIRLRPVKPLTRHHAPMLLLTRTKLPGFPQFPIYLEEDLETTVETTCVEDPITVSTEDLDRLTAFTLSVFRDVFHKTFKLLPETFPYWLAPAKDGLACENPGGSPLELIDWKVLDFVQKHNEWKWSPEMDPKMLLDRFMYDAWSGKYRYFPLNIDPELRPSDAPPAYVPRRRDFNMQNIINYSSSLSKKSRVAFLEQCDWNQPVLRAELVCLRRNFLDKGAESDKAERAICVVCPETLMLSALPLTFVTTCLAFPSIISRAESYLIAWEASRHLDLNLRLHLALEAFTKDSDNTEEHREQQRHVQRGMGKNYERLEFLGDSFLKMATSIALYCQRPDDNEFDYHVYRMCLVCNKNLYEKAIHIKVHEFIRSRGFSRHTWFPPGPRLLHGRDFSKSFEMESTHELGKKTIADVCEALIAAALLSGGEDHRFDSAVRAVTRFTHNDTLQVTHSATCWADYYSAYTKPKWQDSLPNGYELDLARQIHTKLGYKFKHPALLRSAFTHSSLPRHLAIVPCYQRLEFLGDALLDMACVEHLFHRFPDRDPQWLTEHKMAIVSNKFLGALAVYLGLHRHLQYADGPIQGQITRYAMEMQEAEEKSGGKRDYWLHVSDAPKCLPDMLEAYIAAIFVDSEFDYTVVEDFFVTHIQPYFEDMSLYDTFANRQPTTFLFHQVTTVYRCRDICLKIGKIPETDADHPRILAVVLIHGQCAGEAVGTSSRYAKVRASERASETISTLLPADFRAKYSCDCESTSLEHEEN, translated from the exons ATGACATCTCCTCTCGATGTCTGTGATGAGCTTTCTATGAGCTCATCTGACGATTCGGAAAGTGAGGCTGAGGATCAGCTCCATGAAAGTTCGACACCCCACCATCAGAAGCTTCATGATGCTTATTTTCAATCTTT ACTCAAGAAACATGCAGAACAAGCGCCAGATACAGGCACAAGGCTCGGAGACTATGATGAAAAAATTGAAAATAATGCCGACTACTCGCATAACACTCCAAGTATCACCCAGTTACTGAAGAGACAGGAGGTTGGCCGCGGTGACTTATGTCCACGGGCATACCAGCTGGAGCTTTTTGAGCGAGCGAAGGCAGAGAACACGATTGCCGTTCTCGACACTG GGTCTGGCAAAACTTTGATTGCCGTCCTGCTCCTGAAGCATATTCTCCAACAAGAGCTCATATATCGTGGGAAGGGTAGACCTCCCCGAGTTGCATTCTTCTTG GCGCACAGTGTCACTCTCGTCTATCAACAGGCAGCAGTCTTGCGGCACAATCTCGATCAAAACGTGACCTTCATCTACGGCGCCATGGGTCCCGATCTCTGGGAACAAAGCACATGGGAAGAATGGTTCAACCAAAACATGGTCATTGTTTGCACGGCAGAAATTCTCAATCATTGTCTGCTGAATGGTTTCATCAAAATGAACCAGATCAACATCCTTATCTTCGACGAAGCCCATCACGCGAAGAAATCCCATCCTTACGCACG AATCATTCGAGAATTTTACCTCAAAGCTCAATCTTCTGACCGACCACGGATTTTTGGCATGACGGCGTCTCCAGTCGATGGAAAGACTAAGATGACAGAAGCTGCAGC GCGACTTGAGATGCTTCTCAATAGCAAGATAGCGACCACGGCGGACTTGACGGGGCTTCGACAGGTTGTGAGTAAGCCAATCGAAGAAACTTGGACCTACTCTAAGCTAGAGCCTCCATTCGCAACCAAGCTGTACACCCAACTCGAGCAAAGCTTCGGAAAAGTGAAGTCTCTGGAGGCAGCTTTCAGGTTCGCTTGGACAGCTAGTTCGGAGCTGGGCGAGTGGTGTGCTGATCAAATTTGGAGCCAAGCTTTGAGAGAAGACGTGATACCTTATCTTCAAAGCAACACTGGAGCCCACTCTGCACAAGTCTCCTGTGATCAAACACAAACACAAacagaggaagagcttctcaaTGCAAAGAAAGCATATGAAATGGTCCAAAATTACGCATTACACCACCCTTTGGCTCCCGGTCAACTCAGTTCCAAGGTCCAGCTGCTGGTTGACAGGCTGGCCCTCTATTTCAGCGAATCAAGTGAAAGAAAGTGCATTGTCTTCACGGACAGACGTAACACCGCGAAGGCATTAATGCATCTCTGCGAGCGCCTAGCAATCAAGAATCTTCGTCCCGGAATCCTCATCGGCAGTCGAAAGTCAGATATCACGGGAAATGTGACCTTTCGTTATCAATTTGAAGTCAGAGGGCAATTTCAAGACGGGACTGTCAATTGTCTCTTTGCGACTGCAGTGGCAGaagaaggactggatatccCAGACTGCAACTTTGTTGTGAGATTTGATCTCTACGGCACACTCATTCAGTACATTCAAAGTCGAGGACGTGCCCGCCACATGAAATCGACGTACGCAACTATGGTCGAAGCGCATAACGAGAGACACAAACGGAGGATTCAAGAAGTGCGAGACGCGGAGGTCTTAATGAGATCATTTTGCGAGACGCTGCCAAAAGATCGGTTGTTGCGAGGCTATGAGCATGAGCCCGATCTGAAAACAATACTcgggaaggaaaaggggaAGCGAACATATACCATCGCTTTGACGGGGGCCAAGTTGACCTACGAGCATTCCATGGATATTCTCAGTCGATATGCCGCTTCGCTGCAGTACCGTGAAGACGACGCCGATCAGGGTCCTGACGTCGGCCAGAGAGGTGCAGACGGACCCGTTACCTACATCATACTCCCCATGGGAGACAAATTTAGCTGTGAGGTCATGCTTCCAGACAACTCTCCTATCCGAGGCGTGCTTGGCACAATTGAGTCCAGCAAGGCCATGGCCAAAGGCTCAGCAGCTTTCGATACGTGCCTCTTGCTTCGAAAAAGGAACTTGCTCGATAGTCACTTCCGGCCAACATTCCGACGATGCTTACCTGCCATGCGTAATGCCCACTTGGCAATCGCATCGAAGAAGCAAGAAAAGTATGATCGACGTTGCAAACCTTCTGTGTGGTTGCATGAGATTGGGAAAATCCCAGGTTTGCTTTACGTGGTGGTAATTAGGCTACGTCCAGTGAAACCATTGACCCGTCATCATGCTCCGATGTTATTGCTCACACGGACGAAGCTTCCGGGTTTTCCTCAGTTTCCCATTTACCTAGAAGAGGACTTGGAGACAACTGTTGAAACGACCTGTGTCGAGGATCCAATCACTGTCTCAACAGAGGATTTGGACCGCTTGACAGCTTTTACACTATCGGTTTTCCGTGATGTATTCCACAAGACATTCAAGCTTCTACCAGAAACTTTCCCGTATTGGCTCGCGCCCGCAAAAGATGGCCTGGCTTGTGAGAATCCTGGGGGATCACCACTTGAGTTGATTGACTGGAAAGTCCTTGATTTTGTGCAAAAACACAACGAATGGAAATGGTCACCGGAGATGGATCCAAAAATGCTTCTGGACAGATTCATGTATGACGCATGGAGTGGAAAGTATCGCTATTTCCCACTCAATATTGATCCAGAATTGCGTCCATCCGATGCGCCGCCCGCGTACGTGCCTCGCCGGCGCGATTTCAATATGCAAAACATTATAAATTATTCTTCAAGTCTAAGCAAGAAGTCACGCGTCGCGTTCCTAGAGCAGTGTGACTGGAATCAGCCAGTTCTGCGAGCGGAGCTAGTTTGTCTTCGCAGAAACTTCCTTGACAAAGGCGCCGAGTCAGACAAAGCAGAGAGAGCCATTTGTGTCGTTTGCCCGGAAACCCTAATGCTATCAGCT CTGCCCTTGACCTTCGTGACGACATGCCTAGCGttcccatccatcatcaGCCGAGCAGAGTCCTATCTGATTGCTTGGGAGGCCAGTCGGCACTTGGATCTCAACCTGCGGCTGCACCTTGCCCTCGAAGCCTTTACCAAAGACTCGGATAACACAGAGGAACACCGAGAGCAACAAAGACATGTTCAAAGAGGCATGGGTAAGAACTACGAGCGGCTCGAATTTCTGGGAGACAGTTTTCTCAAGATGGCTACGTCGATCGCACTCTACTGCCAAAGGCCCGACGATAACGAATTTGACTACCATGTCTACCGAATGTGTCTTGTCTGCAACAAAAACCTCTACGAAAAAGCCATACATATCAAAGTGCATGAATTCATCCGAAGCCGCGGATTTTCTCG TCATACTTGGTTTCCTCCTGGCCCCCGTCTTCTCCATGGCCGTGATTTCTCCAAGAGCTTCGAGATGGAAAGCACCCATGAACTTGGTAAGAAAACGATTGCTGATGTGTGTGAAGCCCTCATCGCGGCCGCGTTATTGTCAGGCGGCGAAGACCATCGTTTTGACAGCGCCGTTCGCGCCGTAACTCGCTTTACGCACAACGATACCCTTCAAGTCACCCATAGCGCGACGTGTTGGGCAGACTACTATTCGGCTTACACCAAGCCAAAGTGGCAGGATAGCTTACCCAATGGGTACGAGTTGGATCTTGCGCGACAAATCCACACAAAGCTCGGCTACAAGTTCAAACATCCTGCATTACTCCGCTCCGCCTTTACGCACTCGTCGCTGCCACGCCATCTTGCAATTGTACCGTGCTATCAACGTCTTGAATTTCTTGGAGATGCACTTCTTGATATGGCTTGTGTCGAGCACCTCTTCCATCGATTCCCTGACAGGGATCCTCAGTGGCTTACAGAACACAAG ATGGCCATTGTATCGAATAAGTTTCTGGGTGCCTTGGCAGTTTATCTCGGGCTTCACCGGCATTTGCAGTATGCTGATGGGCCGATTCAAGGTCAAATCACGCGCTATGCAATGGAAATGCAAGAGGCAGAGGAAAAGAgtggaggaaaaagagactATTGGCTTCATGTTTCCGACGCTCCAAAG TGTCTTCCGGATATGCTCGAAGCATACATTGCTGCAATTTTCGTGGACTCTGAATTCGACTATACCGTCGTTGAGGACTTCTTTGTCACGCATATCCAGCCATACTTTGAGGATATGTCGCTTTATGACACCTTTGCAAACAGACAGCCAACG ACTTTCCTGTTTCATCAGGTGACGACCGTCTATCGATGCAGAGACATCTGCTTGAAGATTGGCAAAATACCCGAAACCGACGCAGACCATCCTAGAATTCTTGCCGTCGTACTGATACATGGACAATGTGCTGGAGAAGCGGTTGGAACCTCCAGCCGTTATGCGAAAGTCAGAGCAAGTGAGCGAGCCTCTGAGACAATCAGCACGCTTCTACCCGCTGATTTCCGCGCCAAATACTCGTGCGATTGTGAGTCAACAAGCCTTGAACATGAGGAGAATTAG